The sequence below is a genomic window from Streptomyces sp. NBC_00582.
GCTGGCGCAGCGAGGCGCCGGTGGCGAAGCCGACCCGGCCGGCGATCTGGTCGACGGAGAGGTCGCTGGCCTCCAGCAGATGCCGGGCGTGCACCACCCGCTGCTGGATCAGCCAGCGGCCGGGGCTGAGGCCCACCTCGTCGTGGAAGCGGCGGGCGAAGGTGCGCAGGCTCATCCGGGCGTGCGTGGCGAGGTCGGCGAGGGTGAGGGGCTCGTCCAGGCGCTCCAGGGCCCAGGCCCGGGTGGCCGCCGTGCTCGCCGGGCCGGCCTCGGGAACCGGCTGCTCGATGTACTGCGCCTGGCCGCCGTCGCGGAACGGCGGCACCACACAGCGGCGGGCCACCTTGTTGGCGAGCTCGCTGCCGTGGTCCTTGCGGACGAGGTGCAGACAGATGTCGACGCCGGCGGCGGCGCCGGCCGAGGTCAGCACCCGGCCGTCGTCCACGAAGAGGACGTCCGGATCCAGCTCCACCTGCGGGTACTCACGACGGAAGCGGTCCGCGCAGTTCCAGTGGGTGGTGGCCCGGCGGCCGTCGAGGAGGCCCGCGGCGGCGAGGACGAAGGCCGCCGTGCAGATCGAGACGATCCGGGTGTCGGGACGGATCCGGGCGAGAGCCCCGGCGACCGCCGACGGCAGTTCCTCCGTGAGCCGCTCGGGCGCCACGGACGCGACGACGACCGTGTCGGCCGTCTCCAGCACTTCGGGGCCGTGCTCGACGCCCACCGTGAAGTCGGCGTTCGTGCGTACCGGGCGGCCGTCGACCGTGCAGGTCAGCACCTCGTAGCGGCCGTCGGCGGCGCCGAGGATCCGGCTCGGGATGCCGAGCTCGAAGGGGTAGACGCCGTCGAGGGCGAGGACGACGACACGGTGGGGGGCTGCTGCGGGCATGGCACGATCCTATCGGATATTGACCTTCATGCCATTTCCCGGCCGTGCCGGGCCGGGCACGCTGGTTCACCATGAGCACTGTCAACACCATGCGTGTCATCGGCCAGGACGTCCTCGGCGGACCCGAGGTCCTGAAGGAGAAGGAAGTGGAGCGGCCCGCGCCGCGGGCGAACGAGGTACTGGTGCGGGTGCGCGCCGCAGGCGTCAACCCGACCGACTGGAAGCACCGCGCCACGGGCGGGTTCCTGGGCGAGCCGCCCTTCGTCCTGGGCTGGGACGTCTCCGGCACCGTCGAGGCCGTCGGCATCGGCGTCGCCGCCTTCACACCGGGCGACGAGGTCTTCGGGATGCTGCCCTACCCCTACGGCCACGGCTCGCACGCCGAGTACGTCGTCGCCCCGGTCCGGGCCCTGTGGCACAAGCCCGCCGGTGTCGACCACGTCCAGGCGGGCGCGCTGCCGCTGGTCTCACTGACCGCCTGGCAGGCGCTGGTCGAGCACGCCGGACTCGAGTCCGGGCAGCGGGTGTTGATCCACGCGGCCGCCGGAGGCGTGGGGCATGTGGCGGTGCAGATCGCCAAGGCCCGCGGGGCGTATGTGATCGGGACGGCCAGCGCGGGCAAGCACGCCTTCCTGCGCGGTCTTGGCGTCGACGAGGTGATCGACTACCGGGAGACCGACTTCACGGAGGCCGTGAAGGAGGTCGACGTCGTCCTGGACACGCTGGGCGGGGACAACGCTACGCGCTCGCTGCGCGTGCTGCGGCCCGGCGGGGTCGTGGTGTCGATCCTGCCGACGGGGTCGCGGGAGTTCGACGAGGAGGCCGGGCGGCTCGGGGTGCGCGCGGTGCGGATGCTCGTGGACGCAGACCGTGCCGGGATGCGGACGATCGCCGAGCTGGTGGAGGCGGGGAAGCTGCGCGCGACGATCGCGGGGACGTTCCCGCTGGCCGATGCCGCCGAGGCCCACAGGCTCGGCGACACCGGCCGGACCACCGGGAAGCTGGTCCTGACGGTCGACTGACGGACCGTCACCGGCGGGTGTCAGAAGGTCAGCACCGGCTTGATGGTCTTGCCCGAGGTCATGTCCTGGACCGCCTGGCCGATGTCCTCGAAGGCGTAGGTGCCGATCAGGCGGTCCAGCGGGAGCCGCCCCGTCTTGACCAGGTCCACCAGGGCGGGGATGAAGGTCTGCGTCTCGCTGTCGCCGAGGGTGAGGCCGACGACCCGCTTGCCGCCGAGCAACCCGTTGACGTCCAGGGCGACTTCGCTGCCGAACGGCGGGGCGCCCACGACGACCAGGGTGCCGCGGGCGGCGAGCGCGTCGACGCCCTGGCGCAGCACGGCCGTGCTGCCCGTGGTCTCCACGATGCCGTCGGCGCCCCGGCCGCCGGTGATCTCGGCGATGGCCTCGCCGAGCGTGGCCTGCCCGGCGTCGACGGTGTGGGTGGCGCCCAGTTCCTTGGCGAGCGCCAGGCGTTCGGCGACGCGGTCGACGGCGATGATCGTGGTGGCGGGGCCGAGGGCGGCGGCCATGACGGCGGACAGGCCGACCGCTCCGGCACCGAGGACGACGATCGCGTCGCCCGCGGTGGGCTTCAGCACGTTCCAGACCGCGCCGACGCCCGTCTGCACGCCGCAGCCGAGCGGGGCGATCGACTCCAGCGGTACGTCGGGGTCGACCTTGACGAGGCTGCGCTCGTCGACCAGGGCCCGCTCGGCGAAGGAGGACTGGCCGAAGAAGTGGCCGCCGAGCGGCTCGCCGTCGCGGCTGATGGTGCCGGTGCCGTCGGCGCGACGGCCGCCGAGGAGGTTCAGCGGCAGCCAGGTCGCGCAGTAGGCGGGGTGACCGCCGTGGCAGTTGCGGCATGCGCCGCAGGAGGTGAAGGAGAGGACGACGTGGTCGCCGGGGGCGACGCCGGTGACGGCCGACCCGACCGCCTCGACGACCCCGGCGCCCTCATGGCCGAGGACTCCGGGCAGCGGGAAGGGCAGTCCGCCGCCCGCGACACCGAGGTCGGTGTGACACAGGCCGGCCGCCACGAGCCGGACGACCGCCTCGTCCGGGCGGGGCTCGTCCAGGACGACCTCGGAGAGGGTGAACGGCGCTCCGGCGGACTCGACGACGGCCGCGCGCGTGGTGATGGACATCGATGGAACTCCCTTTGCTGTACGGCGCGTTCAGCCGAGCGAGACGACGACGGACTTGACCTTGGTGTACGAGGCGAGCGCCTCGGGGCCGTACTCGCGGCCGAAGCCGGAGTCCTTGACGCCGCCGAAGGGGACGGCCGGGTCGAGCATGGCCCAGTCGTTGACCCAGACGATCCCGGCCTGGAGGCGGTCGGCGACGCGGTGGGCGCGGGCGAGGTTGCCGGTCTGCACGCCGGAGGCGAGCCCGTACGGCGTGGAGTTGGCGAGGGCGATCGCCTCGTCCTCGTCGTCGAAGGGCTGGACGGTGAGGACGGGGCCGAAGATCTCCTCCTGGATCACCCGGGAGTCGTTCGGCAGGTCGGCGATGACGGTGGGTTTGTAGTAGTAGCCGCCGTCGAGGTCGAGGCGCTCACCGCCGCAGACGATACGGGCGCCCTCCTTGCGGGCGAGGTCGACGTACTCCTCGACCTTGCGCAGGTGCTTCTCCCCCGCCATGGGTCCGACGACGGTCTCCGCCGCGCGCGGGTCACCGACGGGTACGCCGGGGACGGCCTCGGCGAGGATGTTCAGCAGGGTGCTGTAGACCGGGCGGGCCACCAGCAGCCGGGGGCCGCCCATGCAGAACTGGCCGGTGTTGAAGACGAAGCCCTTGATGACCGCGCCGACGGCCTGCTCCAGGTCGGCGTCCTCGAAGACGAGGTGCGCGGCGTTGCCGCCGAGCTCCATGGTGACCTGCTTGAGGTTCTCGCCGGCGACGGCCGCGGCGTGCCGGCCGATCGTGGTGGAGCCGGTGAAGGCGATCTTGTCGACGCCCGGGTGGCGCAGCAGCGCCTCTCCGGCGACCGGGCCGGAGCCGGTGACGACGTTGACGACGCCGTCGGGCACCCCGGCCCGCTGGAGCAGGCCCGCCATGTACAGGGCGCTGAGCGGGGTCTCGTCGGCGGGCTTGTGGACGACCGTGTTGCCGGCGGCCAGGGCCGGGGCGAGCTTCGAACCGGCCAGGATCAGCGGGAAGTTGAAGGGGGTGATGGCGGCGACGACGCCGATCGGTCCGCGCGTGGTGTAGGCGAGCGCGTTCATCGGGGTGTCGCGGTTGCCGCCCTCCAGGGAGAAGGCGAGGGTGGCGTAGTACTCGTAGTCGTTGGCCGCGTTGGTGACGTCGACGGCGTGGGCCAGCGTGATCGGCTTGCCGACGTCCAGGCTCTCCAGCCGGGCGATCTCGTCGGCCTCCTCGCGGATGAGCTGGGCCACGCGCAGCAGGATCCGGCCGCGCTCCCGGCCGCTGAGCCCGGACCAGCCGCCCGAGTCGAAGGCCTCACGGGCGGCCCGTACCGCGGCGTCGACGTCGGCGGCGCCCGCCTCCGCGACGGTGGTGAGGACCACGCCCCGGGACGGGTCGACCACCTCGGTCCGCGCTCCGTCCGCGGCCTCGCGCCACTGTCCCCCGATGAACAGTCGACCGGGGTCGATCTCGAAGGTGGTCATCGCCACTCCTCAGCATCGTCGCCAAGATTTCAACAAACAGGATTCCTGTTGATGCGCAGTCTCTTTACAGACAGGTTTCCTGTCAATGGTCTACGCTCGGACTCATGGCCGGCACCCAGAGAGACCAGGCGGCGACACCCGCACGCCCACCCCACAGGGAACCTCCGTCCCTGCTCTACATGGTGAAGCAGGTGGAGCTCGTCGCGCGATCCCATCTGGACGAACTCGTGAAGCCGTCCGGAATCACCGCGCTGCAGTACACGGCGCTGACGGTCCTGGAGCGGCACGACGGACTGTCGGCCGCCCAGCTGGCCCGGGACTCCTTCGTGACCGCGCAGTCCATCGCCGATCTGGTGCGCTCCCTGGAGAACCGCGGACTGATCCGCCGCGAGCGCAATCCCCGCAACCGGCGCGAGCTGCTGATCCTGCTCACCGAGGCGGGGCGCGAGCTGCTGGAGCAGTACGCCTGCCGGGTGCGGGAGCTGGAGGAGCGGATGGTGCGGGACCTCACGGCGCACCAGAGGGAACAGTTCCGCACGGCCCTGTCCAAGGCGTGGCACGCCCTCTCGTAAGCTTCTCGCACCCCTTCGCTCACGGCGCGAAAAAACTCGGTCGAGACACGCCCGAGTTTCGAAGACATATGTCAATCGAACATGCTGAAATTCACTCCATCGGGGGTACCTTGCTGGAGCGGGGAACTGCTGCGCGCGCCCCCGCCGTTGGAGGCTCCCGACCGGTGGAGCGGGTTGGAGGCGATGTCGTCGTGCAGCAGGAACCCGCCGCGGACACCCCGCATCTGCGCGTCCGGCAGGAGCGGGGGTACACGGTGCTGGAGTTCCGCGGCGAGATCGACATCGTCGCGGCGACGGAGATCGGCCCCTGGCTCGACGAGGCGACCGCCGGGCCCGCGCCACGCGTCGTCGTCGACCTGTCGCCGATCGACTTCTTCGACTGCTCCGGACTGCGTCTGCTGTACCGGGCCCGCAGCCGGGTGCTCGACCAGGACGGCGACCTCCGCCTGGTCTGCACCCACCCGCTGGCCCTGCGTGTCCTCAGGGCCACCGGACTGCACCGGCTGCTGCCGCCCGAGACCACCCTGGACGCGGCCCTGAGCCGGCCCGAGGCCGCCTCCGGCACCTTATGACCGCGCCGCCTCCCCGGGAAGCGGCGCTACAGGACGATCCTCGTCACCTGTCCGGCCCCGACCGTCCGCCCGCCCTCACGGATGGCGGTGCGATCACCGCCTGACCCCGCTCCACCTCGCCGTCGACCCGCAGGGTGCCGCGCGATGCGGCCGGCGTGACGACCTGCGTGTGTCCACTCCTTTCTGTCTATTCGCTGCGGGCCGCGTCGAACAGGGCGCTGACGGACTCACCGTTGTGGATGCGGCGCACGGCCTCGGCGAGGGCCGGGGCGATGGAGAGGATCCGCAGCTTGTCGGTGTGCTCCTCGGTGGGCACCGGCACGGTGTTGGTGCAGACGATCTCCAGGACGTCGGGCTGCTCGCTGAGCCGTTTGAGGGCCCCGGCCGCGAACAGACCGTGCGTGCACGCGACCCGTATCGAGCGGGGCGCCAACTCCCTCAGACGGTCCAGAAGCTCGAGGACGGTACTGCCCTTGGCGATCTCGTCGTCCAGGACGATGACGTCCCGCCCGGTGACCTCGCCGATCACGGAGTTGATGCTCACCCGGTCGTCGGCGTAGCGCTGCTTGGCACCGGCCGCCACCTGGGCGCCGATCATCCGGGCGAAGGCGGCGGCCTCCTTGGCGTTGCCGAGGTCCGGCGAGACGACGGTGGTGGAGGTCAGGTCGTAGCGGCGGAAGTGGGCGGCCAGCTCACGGCGGGCGTGCAGATGGTCCACGGGCATCGAGAAGAAGCCGTGCACCTGCGGTGAGTGCAGGGTCATGGCGAGGACCCGGTGGACGCCGGCCGCCGCCATCAGGTCGGCGACCAGCCGGCCGCCGAGGGAGATGCGGGGCGCGTCCTTCTTGTCGGAGCGGGCGTAGGAGTAGTGCGGCATGACGACGGTGATCCGTCCGGCGGAGGCGCCCCGGGCCGCGTCGCACATCAGCAGCAGCTCCACGAGGTGCTCCTGCACGGGCCTCACCAGGGGCTGGACCAGGAAGACGTCCCGTTCCCGGCAGTTGGCCTGGAGCTGGACCTCCAGACAGTCGTTGGCGAACCTGCTGAGCCGGGTCGGGCTCAGCGGCACGCCGAGGTGGGAACAGACCTCGGCGGCCAGCTCGGGGTGGGCGCTGCCGCTGAACACGGAGATGTCTCGCACGAAAGGACTCCTCGACCAGGTCCGACGGGAGGCGGGATCTCTCACGGGATCTCTCATGCTACGGACCACGCCCGTTTTGCCCACCCTCAGAGTCCCCTCGAACCTCGTGAGCCCCGCCACGAAGGTGCCGCCGCACAGGTGGCCGCCGGGGGCCTCGCCTCCGGTCCTGCGAGACGGCACTGCTGCGTGCGGGTGAGCCGGTCCCGGAGGCCGCCCTCGCCGTGCCCCCGCCGGGGGCCGCGGCCCCCGGGGTGCCGGCCCCGACCACCGTCGAGCAGGACGCGTGGGGCCCGGTGCGGCCGGGCGGAGCGTGACCCAGGACCTCGCGTTCTGTCACAGGTCGTCAACAAGGCGGTCTGGTGGGGGCTTTGACGGGCATCCGTCCTGACAGGAAGGAGGGCCGTCGCCATGACGACTCCCGTCAAGCGCCTTTCGGGGCGGATACCCGGCTGGGCCAAGGTGCTCATCGCGGTCGTGGTCGTACTCGTCGTGATGTTCGCCGGGATCCGGCTCAGTCTGCTGCCCGGTCTGCGCGAGTTCTTCGGCACCGAGACCAAGGACCGCTCGGGCCCCGCCCTGCTCAAGTCCATCCAGGACATGAGCCGTTACGACGCCGCCTCCGGCAATTTCCAGGTCGTCGTGGACCTGGAGAAGGACGCCAAGTACCTCCCGGACGCCATCCGCGGCACCCGCACCCTGTACGTGGGGGCGGGCACCGTGGACGCCTATGTCGACCTCGGCAAGGTCGGCGACGAGGACGTGACGGTCGACGGCGACCGTACGTCGGCCACGCTCCGGCTGCCGCACGCCCGGCTCGGCACGCCGGCACTCGACCCGGACCGCTCCTACGCGGTCTCCAAGCAGCGCGGTCTCCTCGACCGCCTCGGCGATCTCTTCTCCGACAACCCCAACAGCGAGCAGGCCGTGCAGAAGCTCGCCGTGAAGCACATCGGCGAGGCCGCGAAGGACAGCGAGCTGACCGCGCGGGCCGAGACGAACACCACCGACATGCTGGAGGGCCTGCTGCACTCCCTCGGCTTCAAGGAGGTCAAGGTCACCTACGGGACCTGATCAGCCGCCCAGCACACCCGGCAGGGTGAGCGCGCCCAGCAGGGCGGTGCCGACGAGCAGCCAGGCCACGTGGTCGCCGACGTGGCCCGACCGCAGTCGGCGCAGCAGCGCCGCCCGGCGGGGCGCCCGGGCGGTGAGCGCCGCGGCGGCCGAGGCGGCGGCGCCCACGGCGAGTTCGAGGGGATCGACGGCGGTGACTAGGAGCAGCCAGAGCACGGCGAGCGCGGCCCACCAGGCGAGCGTTCGCCCACGGCGGGCAGGGCCGACCGCTGGTTCATGAGCACCCTCCCCATACCAACGCCTTCATCCGTCTTCGTACGCCTCTGTTCGGGTTTGCTGGAATTCCCCCGGTATCCGAGCACGGAGTGCCCCGGCTCGGGGAACGGAAACGCCGACCGGCGCCCGTGCGACGGCATCGTCCGGCCGTACGCGGGTAACCGCCTTACGACGCAGGTAAGTTGAAGACTGGAGGACCGCATGGCCCGAGCAGCCTTGAACCCGCGCTCCGTGTTCCGCCTGCGCCCGTCCAAGGGCGAACAGCCGCCCGGCCAGGCGGCGGGCGGGAAAGACCCGGCCGCGGGCGGGAAGAAGCCGGCCGCGGGCAAGAAGGCAACGAAGACGAAAGCGGCGCGTTCCGAGTCCCGGCCGTTGCCCTTCCCGGTGCGGCTGCTGGCGATGCTGTTCGCGTTCGCCTTCATGGTGGGGTTCGCCGTCGTGCTGGCGCGGCTGACACTGGAGCCGTCGCCCGCCTCCGAGGCGCTCGTGCACTCGAACCTGCGTCCGGGCCGGTCGCTTCAGGCGTATCTGGACCAGCCCGCCCTGCGGGACGCGGTCAAGCAGATCGGCGGTAACCTGCTGCTCGGGGTGCCGTTCGGCATCCTGGTGCCGGTGCTGGCGCCGCAGGCGCGCGGGGTGCTGCGGGTGCTGCTGCTCACGGCGTCGGTGATGCTGCTGGTGGAGTTCGCGCAGGGCGCGCTCATCACCGGGCGCGCCTTCGACATCGACGACGTCATCCTCAACACCACGGGCGCGCTCGTGGGTTACCTGCTGCTGGGCCGGCGCATGAGCCGGGCGGTCCACGCCCCCCGGCGCCGGCGGGGCACCCCCTAGGGCCGGCGCGGCTTCCAGGTGTACTTGTCGCCGCCCACCCAGCGCACGACATTGGGGTCGTCGAGGTCGTGGACGATGATGCCGAACGCGGCGGCCGTCTCCAGGACGTCGGTGACGGTGTGCGCCGAACCGACCACTTCGCCGTCGATTTCCACGATCCGGAACGGGGGCGTGCCCGGCTGCACCCCGAGCACCATGATCCGCGGCTGGTTCATATAGGGGCTCGCGACTTCGGTCATGTAAAGAGCGTAAATCGCAATCGGCCGGTACGGATCGTCAGGAATCGCCGCCGGGAATCGCCCGCCGCTGCCGCCCGTCGTGCGGGGGGCGCCCCGCTGGGGAACTCTGGAGCCAGGAGGTGGCGATGGATCCCGTCGAGGCCCTGGAGCGGATCGCCTTCCTGCTGGAGCGGTCCCTGGCGCCCACGTACCGCGTGAAGGCGTTCCGCACCGCCGCCCGGGTGCTGGCGGGGCTGCCCGAGGGCGAGGTGGCCGAGCGGGCGGAGGCCGGGACGCTGGAGTCGCTGAAGGGCGTGGGGCCGAAGACCGCCCAGGCGGCACGGGAGGCGCTCGCCGGACAGGTGCCGTCCTACCTGCGGAAACTGCAGGACGAGGTGGGGCGGCCGCTCACCGACGGGGCCGGGGAGCGGCTGCGGGCGCTGCTGCGCGGGGACTGCCATGTGCACTCCGACTGGTCGGACGGCGGCAGTCCGATCGAGGAGATGGGCCGGGCGGCGGCCGCCCTCGGCCACGAGTGGGCCGTCCTCACCGATCACTCGCCACGGCTGACGGTGGCGCGGGGGCTGTCGCCGGAGCGGCTGCGCCACCAGCTCGAGGTGGTCGAGGAGCTGAACGCGTCCTGGGCGCCGTTCCGGCTGCTGACCGGTATCGAGTGCGACATCCTCGAGGACGGCTCCCTCGACCAGGAGCCGGAGCTGCTCGACCGGCTGGACGTGGTCGTGGTCTCGGTGCACTCCAAACTCCGCATGGAGGAACGGGCGATGACCCGGCGCATGGTGCGGGCCGTCCGCGATCCCCACGCGAACGTCCTCGGGCACTGCACGGGGAGGCTGGTGCAGGGGCGGGGGCGGCCGGAGTCGGCGTTCGACGCGGACGAGGTGTTCGCCGCGTGCGCCGAGTCCGGTACGGCCGTGGAGATCAACAGCCGACCCGAGCGGCTGGACCCGCCCCGGCGGCTGTTGCGGCGGGCGGTCGGGGCGGGCGTGCTGTTCTCCGTCGACACCGACGCGCACGCGCCCGGCCAGCTCGACTGGCAGATCCTCGGCTGCGCCCGGGCGGAGGAGTGCGAGGTGCCCGCCGAGCGGGTGGTGACGACCTGGCCGATGGACCGGCTGCTGGAATGGTCCCGGGCCTGAGTCCGCGGGGCGTTCCGGTTGACGTGCCGCGTTCCGGTTGACTTGGAGTGCACTCCAATTCGTAGCGTTTCGGACATGAGCAACAGCGACACCGCACAGCACAAGATCGGCTCCGGCTTCGGGGCCACGAGCACCGCCGAGGACGTCCTGCGGGGCGTCGATCTGACCGGCCGGCTGGCGATCGTCACGGGCGGCTACTCCGGCCTCGGCCTGGAGACCACCCGGGCGCTGACCGGGGCGGGCGCCCGGGTCGTCGTCCCCGCGCGGCGCCCGCAGACGGCCCGGGAGAACCTCGCCGGCATCGAGAACGTCGAGGTGGACGAACTCGACCTCGGCGACCTGGACAGCGTGCGGGCCTTCGCCGACCGGTTCCTCGGCACGGGCCGCACGGTCGACTTCATGATCGACAACGCCGGGATCATGGCCTGCCCGGAGACCCGGGTCGGGCCGGGCTGGGAGGCGCAGTTCGCCACCAACCACCTCGGTCACTTCGCGCTGGTCAACCGGCTGTGGCCGGCGATCGAGCCCGGTGGGGCGCGGGTGGTGTCCGTGTCCTCGCGCGGCCACCACTTCTCCGGCGTCCGCTGGGACGACGTCCACTGGAGCCGGGGCTACGACAAGTGGCTGGCGTACGGGCAGGCGAAGACGGCGAACGTGCTGTTCGCCGTGCACCTCGACGCGCTCGCCCGGGACCGCGGCGTACGGGCGTTCTCGCTCCACCCCGGCGGCATCCTCACGCCCCTCCAGCGGCATCTGCCCCGGGAGGAGATGATGGCGAACGGCTGGATCGACGAGGACGGCAACCCGATCCCGCAGCCGGGCTTCAAGACGCCGGAGCAGGGCGCGGCCACCCAGGTGTGGGCGGCGACCTCCCGGCAGCTCGACGGCATGGGCGGCGTCTACCTGGAGGACTGCGACATCGCCGAGCCCGCGCCCGAGAGCGGTGAGCGGGCCGGGGTGAAGGCCTGGGCGACGGACCGCGAGCAGGCGGCGCGGCTGTGGGAGCTGTCGGCGGAGCTGACCGGGGTGGACGCGTTCGCCTCCTAGGCCGTGTCTGACAATTCCCGTCGTCGCCCGGAGGGCGGCCTGGCGGCGTCAGGTGCGTGCTCTCGGCGTGCCGGGCGTAGACCCTCGTACTGGGCGTACTCGGGTCTGCGCCCGGTGCGCCGAGAGTGCGTGCATGGCGTCGCGAGGCAGACGGGAATTGTCAGACACGGCCTAGCTGTATTGATCACGAGCGTTGTTGACACTGGCGGGTCTTGAACATGGCGAAGACCTCCGATGTGGTGGAGCTGTCTAAGAACACACCGCACGGAGGTCTTCGTGTCCCACCGTAATGCCCGGCTGACCGTTCACGGCAGGCGGCTGCTCGTCGAGCGTGTCCGTTCGGGCCGCCCCGTCGCGCATGTCGCGGCCGAGATGGGCATCTCACGTGTCACGGCCCACAAGTGGATGCGCCGCTGGCAAGCGGAGGGCGAACAGGGGCTGCACGACCGCCCCAGCCGTCCACTGACGACACCCCACCGCACGGCGGCAGCCGTGGAGGCCCGGGTGTGCCGGCTGCGCCAGGACCGCAAACTCGGCCCCGCCCGCCTCGGCCCCGTCCTGGGACTGCCCGCCTCGACCGTGCACCGCATCCTGGTCCGCCACGGCCTGAACCGGCTTGCCTTCCTCGACCGGCCCACCGGCCAGGTCATCCGCCGCTACGAACGCGACCGACCCGGCGAACTCATCCACGTCGACGTCAAGAAACTCGGCCGCATCCCCGACGGCGGCGGCCACAAGGTCCTGGGCCGC
It includes:
- a CDS encoding SDR family NAD(P)-dependent oxidoreductase, whose product is MSNSDTAQHKIGSGFGATSTAEDVLRGVDLTGRLAIVTGGYSGLGLETTRALTGAGARVVVPARRPQTARENLAGIENVEVDELDLGDLDSVRAFADRFLGTGRTVDFMIDNAGIMACPETRVGPGWEAQFATNHLGHFALVNRLWPAIEPGGARVVSVSSRGHHFSGVRWDDVHWSRGYDKWLAYGQAKTANVLFAVHLDALARDRGVRAFSLHPGGILTPLQRHLPREEMMANGWIDEDGNPIPQPGFKTPEQGAATQVWAATSRQLDGMGGVYLEDCDIAEPAPESGERAGVKAWATDREQAARLWELSAELTGVDAFAS
- a CDS encoding PHP domain-containing protein translates to MDPVEALERIAFLLERSLAPTYRVKAFRTAARVLAGLPEGEVAERAEAGTLESLKGVGPKTAQAAREALAGQVPSYLRKLQDEVGRPLTDGAGERLRALLRGDCHVHSDWSDGGSPIEEMGRAAAALGHEWAVLTDHSPRLTVARGLSPERLRHQLEVVEELNASWAPFRLLTGIECDILEDGSLDQEPELLDRLDVVVVSVHSKLRMEERAMTRRMVRAVRDPHANVLGHCTGRLVQGRGRPESAFDADEVFAACAESGTAVEINSRPERLDPPRRLLRRAVGAGVLFSVDTDAHAPGQLDWQILGCARAEECEVPAERVVTTWPMDRLLEWSRA
- a CDS encoding DUF4230 domain-containing protein gives rise to the protein MTTPVKRLSGRIPGWAKVLIAVVVVLVVMFAGIRLSLLPGLREFFGTETKDRSGPALLKSIQDMSRYDAASGNFQVVVDLEKDAKYLPDAIRGTRTLYVGAGTVDAYVDLGKVGDEDVTVDGDRTSATLRLPHARLGTPALDPDRSYAVSKQRGLLDRLGDLFSDNPNSEQAVQKLAVKHIGEAAKDSELTARAETNTTDMLEGLLHSLGFKEVKVTYGT
- a CDS encoding NAD(P)-dependent alcohol dehydrogenase, with the protein product MSITTRAAVVESAGAPFTLSEVVLDEPRPDEAVVRLVAAGLCHTDLGVAGGGLPFPLPGVLGHEGAGVVEAVGSAVTGVAPGDHVVLSFTSCGACRNCHGGHPAYCATWLPLNLLGGRRADGTGTISRDGEPLGGHFFGQSSFAERALVDERSLVKVDPDVPLESIAPLGCGVQTGVGAVWNVLKPTAGDAIVVLGAGAVGLSAVMAAALGPATTIIAVDRVAERLALAKELGATHTVDAGQATLGEAIAEITGGRGADGIVETTGSTAVLRQGVDALAARGTLVVVGAPPFGSEVALDVNGLLGGKRVVGLTLGDSETQTFIPALVDLVKTGRLPLDRLIGTYAFEDIGQAVQDMTSGKTIKPVLTF
- a CDS encoding anti-sigma factor antagonist produces the protein MQQEPAADTPHLRVRQERGYTVLEFRGEIDIVAATEIGPWLDEATAGPAPRVVVDLSPIDFFDCSGLRLLYRARSRVLDQDGDLRLVCTHPLALRVLRATGLHRLLPPETTLDAALSRPEAASGTL
- a CDS encoding VanZ family protein, which gives rise to MARAALNPRSVFRLRPSKGEQPPGQAAGGKDPAAGGKKPAAGKKATKTKAARSESRPLPFPVRLLAMLFAFAFMVGFAVVLARLTLEPSPASEALVHSNLRPGRSLQAYLDQPALRDAVKQIGGNLLLGVPFGILVPVLAPQARGVLRVLLLTASVMLLVEFAQGALITGRAFDIDDVILNTTGALVGYLLLGRRMSRAVHAPRRRRGTP
- a CDS encoding ribose-phosphate diphosphokinase; this translates as MRDISVFSGSAHPELAAEVCSHLGVPLSPTRLSRFANDCLEVQLQANCRERDVFLVQPLVRPVQEHLVELLLMCDAARGASAGRITVVMPHYSYARSDKKDAPRISLGGRLVADLMAAAGVHRVLAMTLHSPQVHGFFSMPVDHLHARRELAAHFRRYDLTSTTVVSPDLGNAKEAAAFARMIGAQVAAGAKQRYADDRVSINSVIGEVTGRDVIVLDDEIAKGSTVLELLDRLRELAPRSIRVACTHGLFAAGALKRLSEQPDVLEIVCTNTVPVPTEEHTDKLRILSIAPALAEAVRRIHNGESVSALFDAARSE
- a CDS encoding GlxA family transcriptional regulator, with the protein product MPAAAPHRVVVLALDGVYPFELGIPSRILGAADGRYEVLTCTVDGRPVRTNADFTVGVEHGPEVLETADTVVVASVAPERLTEELPSAVAGALARIRPDTRIVSICTAAFVLAAAGLLDGRRATTHWNCADRFRREYPQVELDPDVLFVDDGRVLTSAGAAAGVDICLHLVRKDHGSELANKVARRCVVPPFRDGGQAQYIEQPVPEAGPASTAATRAWALERLDEPLTLADLATHARMSLRTFARRFHDEVGLSPGRWLIQQRVVHARHLLEASDLSVDQIAGRVGFATGASLRQHLHAAIGVSPQAYRRTFQTAR
- a CDS encoding aldehyde dehydrogenase family protein, with product MTTFEIDPGRLFIGGQWREAADGARTEVVDPSRGVVLTTVAEAGAADVDAAVRAAREAFDSGGWSGLSGRERGRILLRVAQLIREEADEIARLESLDVGKPITLAHAVDVTNAANDYEYYATLAFSLEGGNRDTPMNALAYTTRGPIGVVAAITPFNFPLILAGSKLAPALAAGNTVVHKPADETPLSALYMAGLLQRAGVPDGVVNVVTGSGPVAGEALLRHPGVDKIAFTGSTTIGRHAAAVAGENLKQVTMELGGNAAHLVFEDADLEQAVGAVIKGFVFNTGQFCMGGPRLLVARPVYSTLLNILAEAVPGVPVGDPRAAETVVGPMAGEKHLRKVEEYVDLARKEGARIVCGGERLDLDGGYYYKPTVIADLPNDSRVIQEEIFGPVLTVQPFDDEDEAIALANSTPYGLASGVQTGNLARAHRVADRLQAGIVWVNDWAMLDPAVPFGGVKDSGFGREYGPEALASYTKVKSVVVSLG
- a CDS encoding MarR family transcriptional regulator — protein: MAGTQRDQAATPARPPHREPPSLLYMVKQVELVARSHLDELVKPSGITALQYTALTVLERHDGLSAAQLARDSFVTAQSIADLVRSLENRGLIRRERNPRNRRELLILLTEAGRELLEQYACRVRELEERMVRDLTAHQREQFRTALSKAWHALS
- a CDS encoding NADP-dependent oxidoreductase; this encodes MSTVNTMRVIGQDVLGGPEVLKEKEVERPAPRANEVLVRVRAAGVNPTDWKHRATGGFLGEPPFVLGWDVSGTVEAVGIGVAAFTPGDEVFGMLPYPYGHGSHAEYVVAPVRALWHKPAGVDHVQAGALPLVSLTAWQALVEHAGLESGQRVLIHAAAGGVGHVAVQIAKARGAYVIGTASAGKHAFLRGLGVDEVIDYRETDFTEAVKEVDVVLDTLGGDNATRSLRVLRPGGVVVSILPTGSREFDEEAGRLGVRAVRMLVDADRAGMRTIAELVEAGKLRATIAGTFPLADAAEAHRLGDTGRTTGKLVLTVD